A window of the Butyricimonas virosa genome harbors these coding sequences:
- a CDS encoding AAA family ATPase, translating into METPFVFGKIATDQNFTDRRVETERLLQNFRSLTNTIIISPRRWGKSSLVIHAAKQLLMSEENVKLCMIDLFNVREEEEFYTLLAKEVLTSVSSKWEEIAVNAKNFLARLIPRISFTADVESELSFGIGLEELKRNPDDILDLAEALAVSKNIRLIICIDEFQNVANFGNSLVFQKKLRAHWQRHSHVAYCLFGSKRHMLMDVFANVSMPFYKFGDLMFLQKIETEEWIPFIRQKFQMANKVIERDEVQLLVELVDNHPYYVQQLAQQVWLRTEKLVVPSIVKEAYNGLIDQLSLLFLNSMETFSNAQLGFLKALIAGEKQLSSKQTLQAYRIGTSGNVVRIKQALMEREVIDLQGNEITFQDPLFEAWLKRDWFK; encoded by the coding sequence ATGGAAACGCCTTTTGTTTTTGGGAAAATAGCTACAGATCAAAATTTCACTGATCGACGAGTGGAAACAGAACGTTTGCTACAGAATTTCAGAAGTTTGACAAACACGATTATTATTTCTCCTCGTCGTTGGGGAAAATCATCGTTAGTGATACATGCAGCTAAACAACTCTTAATGTCTGAAGAAAATGTGAAATTATGCATGATTGATCTTTTTAATGTGAGGGAAGAGGAAGAGTTTTATACGTTACTAGCGAAAGAAGTTTTAACATCAGTATCTTCTAAGTGGGAAGAAATAGCGGTAAATGCCAAAAACTTCCTTGCTCGCTTGATTCCCCGGATTTCTTTTACGGCTGATGTGGAGAGTGAATTATCCTTTGGGATTGGTTTGGAGGAATTGAAACGTAATCCGGATGATATTTTAGACTTGGCAGAGGCTTTGGCTGTATCTAAAAATATTCGTTTAATTATTTGTATTGATGAATTTCAGAACGTGGCTAATTTCGGGAATTCTTTGGTGTTTCAAAAGAAGTTAAGGGCACATTGGCAGCGGCATTCACATGTCGCTTATTGTTTGTTTGGTAGTAAGCGGCACATGCTGATGGATGTGTTTGCGAATGTTTCTATGCCCTTTTATAAATTTGGGGACTTAATGTTTCTTCAAAAAATAGAAACGGAAGAATGGATCCCGTTTATCCGGCAAAAATTTCAGATGGCTAATAAGGTCATTGAACGGGATGAAGTTCAATTATTGGTGGAATTGGTGGACAATCATCCGTATTATGTACAGCAACTAGCTCAACAGGTGTGGCTTAGGACAGAGAAATTAGTGGTGCCATCTATTGTTAAGGAGGCGTATAATGGATTGATTGATCAGTTAAGTTTACTTTTTCTGAATAGTATGGAAACGTTTAGTAATGCCCAACTTGGTTTTTTGAAGGCACTAATAGCAGGGGAGAAACAATTAAGTTCAAAACAAACATTACAGGCTTATCGGATCGGTACTTCTGGAAACGTGGTTAGAATAAAGCAGGCTCTCATGGAACGGGAAGTGATTGATTTGCAAGGTAATGAAATTACGTTTCAGGATCCTTTATTCGAGGCATGGTTGAAACGGGATTGGTTTAAATGA
- the radA gene encoding DNA repair protein RadA, producing the protein MAKTKTVYVCQNCGAKESKWVGKCSTCGEWNSFVEEVEVSTKGNRVASIVGASSSRPLKLSEVKANADERMDTGDGELNRVLGGGIVPGSMILLGGEPGIGKSTLVLQFALHNRCGKVLYVSGEESVSQIKMRAQRLGAENDDCLFLSGNSLETVLEHSRALEPKLLIIDSIQTLATESVDAIPGSLSQIRECTNVLLRYSKENTITTILIGHITKDGQLAGPKILEHMVDTVLQFEGDQQHMYRILRSMKNRFGSTSEIGIYEMLQSGLRQVANPSELLLSNHDQDLSGVAVSATMEGVRTILLEVQALVSTAAYGTPQRSATGFDTRRLNMLLAVLEKRVGFRLAAKDVFLNIAGGIRVSDPALDLGVVMAVLSSNIDAPIPTNTVFAGEVGLSGEIRAVSRIEQRVLEAEKLGFQQIFVPAGNKKALTKVPAHIKVRFVSRVGDICRELFS; encoded by the coding sequence ATGGCTAAAACAAAAACCGTGTACGTTTGTCAGAATTGTGGGGCGAAGGAGTCCAAGTGGGTGGGAAAATGCTCTACTTGTGGGGAATGGAATAGTTTTGTAGAAGAGGTGGAGGTTTCTACCAAAGGAAACCGGGTGGCTTCTATAGTGGGGGCCAGTTCCTCACGGCCTTTGAAGTTGTCGGAAGTGAAGGCGAATGCCGATGAGCGTATGGATACCGGGGACGGGGAGCTGAACCGGGTGTTGGGAGGTGGCATCGTGCCGGGGTCTATGATTCTACTGGGAGGAGAACCGGGTATCGGTAAATCGACATTAGTATTGCAATTTGCCTTACATAATCGCTGTGGGAAGGTGTTGTATGTTTCCGGGGAGGAGAGTGTGTCGCAGATTAAGATGCGGGCACAAAGGCTGGGGGCGGAGAATGACGATTGTTTGTTTCTTTCGGGAAATTCGTTGGAAACGGTACTAGAACATTCCCGTGCGCTTGAACCGAAATTATTGATTATTGACTCTATACAAACGCTGGCAACAGAGAGTGTGGATGCTATTCCGGGGAGTTTATCACAAATCCGGGAGTGTACCAACGTGTTGTTGCGTTATTCGAAAGAAAATACGATTACGACTATTTTGATCGGGCATATCACGAAAGACGGTCAGTTGGCCGGCCCGAAGATTCTGGAACACATGGTGGATACTGTATTGCAATTTGAAGGAGATCAGCAACACATGTATCGAATCCTGCGGTCTATGAAGAACCGTTTCGGTTCAACTTCCGAGATTGGTATCTACGAGATGTTACAATCCGGTTTGCGACAGGTGGCCAATCCTTCCGAGTTGTTGTTATCCAACCATGATCAGGATTTAAGTGGGGTCGCTGTTTCTGCCACTATGGAGGGTGTTAGAACGATTTTATTGGAAGTGCAGGCCTTGGTTAGCACGGCAGCTTACGGGACGCCTCAGCGGTCTGCAACGGGCTTTGACACGCGACGGTTGAATATGTTGCTTGCCGTGTTGGAAAAACGTGTGGGTTTCCGGTTGGCAGCGAAGGATGTGTTCTTGAATATTGCCGGAGGAATACGGGTAAGTGACCCGGCTTTGGATTTAGGGGTTGTGATGGCGGTTCTTTCTTCAAATATAGATGCCCCGATCCCCACGAATACCGTGTTTGCCGGGGAAGTCGGTTTATCGGGAGAGATTCGTGCCGTGAGTCGTATCGAGCAACGGGTACTAGAGGCTGAAAAACTCGGTTTCCAGCAAATATTTGTTCCGGCGGGAAACAAGAAAGCGCTGACAAAAGTCCCTGCACATATAAAAGTAAGATTTGTTTCCCGGGTGGGAGATATTTGTCGTGAGTTATTCAGCTAA
- a CDS encoding transglycosylase domain-containing protein: protein MFKRYWKDFAIFWGLFIVFVAGVFFFFYLVSAGKLGFMPTFEELENPKNKFATEIYSEDGKILGKYFEGSENRRYMDYKDIPQSVIDALIATEDVRFYDHSGIDVRGLFRVAQGMLTGNSSAGGGSTITQQLAKMLFPREANQNFMELAMRKFREWVIAVKLEKSYTKEEIITMYLNKFDFLNLAVGINSAANIYFSTTPDSLKVEQAAMLVGMAKNPSLFNPVRRPEKTLGRRNVVLGQMLKYDKISQIEFDSLRGLPLGLDFHKEDHKEGIATYFREYLRLYMTASKPDKKNYSKWSKDQYAVDSLAWETNPLYGWCNKNLKSDGSYYNIYTDGLKIYTTLDSRMQKYAEEAVTEHLGGTLQPAFMAERNRKAHPPFSNDLTVSEINDILNTSIRRTERYRSMNKAGKSFQEIKKSFDKAIPMSVFTWKGVRDTVMSPLDSLKHYKSFFRAGFMAMEPSSGHIKAYVGGPDYRYFQYDMVSTGKRQIGSTIKPILYTLAMQEGLGPCDQVLNVQQTFVLPDGTTWTPRNSTDKREGEMVTLKWGLANSVNNISGWVLKQFTPEAVVQMAHRMGITSYIDPVPAIFLGSSEVSVKEMVGAFSIYANKGVYNAPMMVTKIEDKYGNVLANFYPESREVITENTAFLMANLLQGVVDEGTGRRLRFRYGFKNQIGGKTGTTQNHSDGWFIGITPDLAGGVWVGAEDRSIHFQNLANGQGASMALPIWALFMQKVYADKSLAVPQSDFQKPNGVNHVLDCGDADREGMTDYDSSDEIFD from the coding sequence ATGTTTAAAAGATATTGGAAAGATTTTGCCATTTTCTGGGGGCTGTTTATTGTTTTTGTTGCGGGAGTATTTTTCTTTTTTTATCTCGTTTCGGCAGGTAAATTAGGTTTTATGCCCACATTCGAGGAGTTAGAGAACCCCAAGAATAAATTTGCCACGGAGATTTATTCCGAGGACGGAAAGATTTTAGGAAAGTATTTCGAGGGGAGTGAGAACCGTCGGTATATGGACTATAAGGATATACCCCAAAGTGTTATTGATGCGTTGATTGCCACGGAGGACGTACGTTTCTATGATCATAGCGGTATTGACGTGCGGGGGTTGTTCCGGGTGGCACAAGGTATGTTGACCGGAAATTCTTCTGCCGGAGGTGGTAGTACGATCACGCAACAGTTGGCGAAAATGTTGTTCCCGCGGGAGGCGAACCAGAACTTCATGGAGTTGGCCATGCGTAAGTTCCGGGAATGGGTGATTGCGGTGAAGTTGGAGAAGAGCTACACGAAGGAAGAGATTATCACGATGTATCTTAATAAGTTTGACTTCTTGAACTTGGCGGTCGGTATTAATTCTGCCGCTAATATTTATTTCTCGACAACGCCCGATTCTTTGAAGGTGGAACAAGCCGCCATGTTGGTGGGAATGGCCAAGAATCCTTCGCTTTTCAACCCGGTACGGAGGCCGGAGAAGACGTTAGGACGCCGGAACGTGGTGTTGGGGCAGATGTTGAAATATGACAAGATTTCACAGATTGAATTTGATTCATTGAGGGGGCTGCCTTTGGGATTGGACTTCCATAAGGAGGATCATAAAGAGGGAATTGCGACCTATTTCCGGGAATATTTGCGGTTATACATGACAGCATCCAAACCGGATAAAAAGAATTATAGCAAGTGGAGTAAGGACCAGTATGCGGTAGATTCTTTGGCGTGGGAAACGAATCCACTGTACGGGTGGTGCAACAAGAATCTGAAATCAGACGGTTCGTATTATAATATCTACACGGACGGGTTAAAAATTTATACGACGTTGGATTCCCGTATGCAGAAATATGCGGAAGAGGCCGTGACGGAGCATCTGGGTGGTACGTTGCAACCGGCGTTTATGGCCGAGAGAAATAGAAAAGCTCATCCGCCTTTTTCGAATGATTTGACGGTTTCTGAGATCAATGATATTTTAAACACTTCTATTCGTCGTACCGAGCGTTATCGGTCAATGAATAAGGCGGGTAAAAGTTTCCAAGAGATAAAAAAATCTTTTGATAAAGCGATTCCGATGTCTGTTTTCACTTGGAAAGGTGTACGGGATACCGTGATGAGCCCGTTGGATTCGTTAAAGCATTATAAGTCATTCTTCCGGGCCGGATTCATGGCGATGGAACCTTCTTCGGGACATATTAAAGCATACGTGGGAGGACCGGATTACCGTTATTTTCAATATGATATGGTGAGTACCGGAAAACGGCAGATAGGTTCAACAATCAAACCGATTCTTTACACGTTGGCGATGCAGGAGGGACTGGGACCTTGTGATCAAGTGTTGAACGTGCAACAGACGTTTGTTTTGCCGGACGGGACGACCTGGACGCCTCGCAATTCCACGGATAAACGGGAAGGTGAGATGGTGACTTTGAAATGGGGATTGGCAAATTCTGTGAATAATATTTCCGGCTGGGTATTGAAGCAATTTACCCCGGAGGCAGTCGTGCAGATGGCTCATCGAATGGGGATCACGAGTTATATAGACCCGGTTCCCGCTATTTTCTTGGGATCTTCCGAGGTTTCCGTGAAAGAGATGGTCGGGGCGTTCTCGATATATGCGAATAAAGGGGTATATAATGCTCCGATGATGGTGACTAAAATAGAGGATAAGTATGGTAACGTGCTAGCTAATTTCTACCCGGAATCCAGAGAGGTGATTACTGAAAACACGGCATTCTTGATGGCGAATTTGTTGCAGGGAGTTGTGGATGAGGGAACGGGTCGTCGTTTGCGTTTCCGGTATGGTTTTAAGAATCAAATCGGGGGAAAGACCGGAACGACGCAGAATCACTCTGACGGTTGGTTTATCGGGATCACGCCTGATCTTGCCGGAGGGGTTTGGGTAGGAGCGGAAGACCGTTCTATCCATTTCCAGAATTTGGCGAATGGGCAGGGAGCCAGCATGGCACTCCCGATTTGGGCTTTGTTTATGCAGAAAGTATATGCGGATAAATCTCTTGCTGTGCCGCAAAGTGATTTCCAAAAACCGAATGGAGTGAACCATGTGCTTGATTGTGGGGATGCGGATAGAGAGGGAATGACGGATTATGATTCTTCAGATGAAATCTTTGATTAA
- a CDS encoding ATP-binding protein gives MSDRLYPIGIQNFESLRKDGYLYVDKTRLIYRLVKSGRYYFFSRPRRFGKSLLISTLEAYFQGKKEVFQGLAMEELEKEWVQHPILHLDLNIEKYDSVESLGNILNDNLTRWENLYGREVSEVSFSLRFAGVIRRAHERTGQRVVILVDEYDKPMLQAINNEELQREFRNTLKPFYGVLKTMDGDIKFALLTGVTKFGKVSVFSDLNNLNDISMDNRYVALCGMTGEEIHRYFEVDLRELASTQKMTYEEVYARLKESYDGYHFVENSEGIYNPFSVLNTFDKMKFGSYWFETGTPTYLVELLKKNHYNLEQMAHEETSSEVLNSIYADESPIPVIYQSGYLTIKDYDPRFENYILGFPNREVEEGFIKFLMPFYTRVNKVESSFEIQQFTREIEIGKPDAFLRRLQSFFADTPYELIRDLEIHYQNVLFIVFRLVGFYVKAEYHTSEGRVDLVLQTDRYIYVMEFKLEGTAEEAIRQIEEKHYARPFQADPRQLFKIGINFDNNTRNIERWIVE, from the coding sequence ATGAGTGACAGATTATATCCTATCGGTATTCAAAATTTCGAAAGCCTTCGAAAAGACGGGTATCTCTACGTGGACAAAACGAGGTTGATTTATAGACTGGTAAAATCAGGGCGTTACTATTTTTTTAGCCGTCCTCGGCGTTTTGGGAAAAGTTTGCTTATTTCGACGCTTGAGGCTTATTTTCAAGGGAAGAAGGAAGTGTTTCAAGGGCTTGCCATGGAAGAGTTGGAGAAGGAGTGGGTACAACATCCTATTTTGCATCTTGATTTGAATATAGAGAAATATGATTCTGTTGAGAGCTTGGGAAATATTCTCAATGATAACTTGACCCGATGGGAGAACCTTTACGGGCGGGAAGTTTCGGAAGTTTCCTTTTCATTGCGATTTGCGGGGGTTATTCGCCGGGCTCACGAGCGGACGGGGCAGCGGGTGGTGATTCTTGTTGATGAGTATGATAAGCCGATGTTACAGGCAATTAATAACGAGGAGTTGCAACGGGAGTTTCGTAATACGTTGAAACCGTTTTACGGGGTTTTAAAAACCATGGATGGGGACATCAAATTTGCTTTACTCACGGGTGTAACCAAGTTCGGGAAAGTCAGCGTGTTCAGTGATCTTAATAATTTGAATGATATATCCATGGATAACCGCTATGTTGCATTGTGTGGAATGACAGGAGAAGAGATTCATCGTTATTTCGAGGTTGACTTGCGGGAATTGGCTTCTACCCAGAAAATGACGTACGAGGAAGTATACGCCCGGTTGAAAGAGTCTTATGACGGGTATCATTTCGTAGAAAATTCCGAGGGAATTTATAATCCGTTTAGCGTGTTAAACACGTTTGACAAGATGAAATTCGGTAGTTATTGGTTCGAGACGGGAACCCCGACTTACTTGGTGGAATTGTTGAAGAAGAACCATTATAACCTTGAACAAATGGCTCATGAGGAGACGAGTTCGGAGGTCCTGAATAGTATCTACGCAGACGAGAGTCCGATCCCCGTGATTTATCAAAGCGGGTATCTTACAATTAAAGATTATGATCCCCGTTTTGAGAATTATATTCTTGGATTCCCAAATCGAGAGGTGGAGGAGGGGTTTATCAAGTTTTTGATGCCGTTTTACACGAGAGTAAATAAGGTGGAATCATCTTTCGAAATTCAACAGTTTACACGAGAGATTGAAATCGGTAAGCCGGATGCTTTTTTGCGTAGACTTCAGAGTTTTTTCGCCGACACTCCTTACGAATTGATTCGGGATTTGGAGATACATTATCAGAATGTACTTTTCATCGTTTTCCGACTTGTGGGTTTTTACGTGAAAGCGGAATATCACACGTCAGAGGGCAGAGTTGATCTCGTGTTACAAACGGATCGTTATATTTACGTGATGGAATTTAAACTAGAAGGGACAGCAGAAGAAGCAATTCGGCAGATCGAGGAGAAACACTACGCTCGTCCATTCCAAGCTGATCCCCGTCAATTATTCAAGATCGGGATTAATTTCGACAACAATACACGAAATATCGAGAGGTGGATCGTGGAATAA
- a CDS encoding TlpA disulfide reductase family protein, producing the protein MKRVLLLIGMLVASVIAGKAQDSYKITGNVTGLPDGQLVLAVWDGQKGVVAAKTEITGGKFVFIGSVKEPVWAVIHTPDGQPVASFMLENAEYAVMGKDAVTGGGKAQETWMKFDAINFDLARERQVLEAQYVQAEQQGNKKQMQKIDSAFQAFLVDIQAREVALLKQSTDNHAAAYVVASTMNGLPLARLQERFGLLSSRMQASGFGKAVAERIAKLEQLEIGAIAPDFSLPSSDVGVISLHKTNARLKLVYFWASGDATSRVRNVELLQLHEQYRPKGLDIISVSLDVNKQEWMKAIGEDGMNGWQNGCDLQGISSPAVQSYCVESIPTLFLVDRENCIVGKDLWGINLRKQITKLLKK; encoded by the coding sequence ATGAAGAGAGTATTGTTATTGATCGGCATGCTTGTTGCGTCCGTTATCGCAGGTAAAGCGCAAGATAGTTATAAAATTACTGGTAATGTGACCGGCTTACCGGACGGGCAACTTGTGTTGGCCGTCTGGGATGGTCAGAAAGGTGTCGTTGCGGCCAAGACGGAGATTACCGGGGGTAAATTCGTTTTCATCGGGAGCGTGAAAGAACCCGTGTGGGCCGTGATTCATACCCCGGACGGGCAACCCGTAGCATCGTTCATGTTAGAGAATGCCGAGTATGCGGTCATGGGGAAAGATGCCGTGACGGGTGGTGGAAAAGCTCAGGAGACGTGGATGAAATTTGATGCCATCAATTTTGATCTTGCTCGGGAGCGTCAGGTGTTGGAAGCCCAGTACGTGCAAGCGGAGCAGCAGGGAAACAAGAAACAGATGCAAAAGATTGATAGTGCATTCCAGGCGTTTCTAGTGGATATTCAAGCACGGGAGGTGGCGTTGTTGAAGCAGAGTACCGATAACCATGCGGCGGCTTACGTTGTGGCTTCCACGATGAACGGGTTGCCTCTCGCCCGATTACAGGAACGTTTCGGCTTGCTGAGTAGTCGCATGCAAGCGAGTGGTTTTGGGAAGGCCGTGGCTGAACGGATTGCCAAATTGGAACAGTTGGAAATCGGGGCTATTGCACCGGATTTCAGCTTGCCCTCTTCGGATGTAGGGGTAATTTCTCTGCACAAGACAAACGCTCGTTTGAAACTGGTGTATTTTTGGGCATCGGGAGATGCAACCTCTCGTGTCCGGAACGTGGAGTTATTGCAACTTCACGAGCAATATCGCCCTAAAGGATTGGACATTATTTCCGTTTCTTTGGATGTGAATAAGCAAGAGTGGATGAAGGCTATCGGGGAGGATGGCATGAATGGGTGGCAAAACGGCTGCGATTTGCAAGGAATATCTTCTCCTGCAGTTCAATCTTATTGTGTGGAAAGTATCCCAACATTGTTTTTGGTTGATAGAGAAAATTGTATAGTGGGTAAAGACTTGTGGGGTATAAATTTACGCAAGCAGATTACTAAATTATTGAAAAAATAA
- a CDS encoding DUF4998 domain-containing protein, producing MKFKNYLFILFAVCLAIGCEDLEDTYSDYAGDGAIRYLGSAENLSIHPGWKRLLVKWTNSVDPAIDHIKLQWNLNGVTKDTILARDVTECNLKNLKDGNYEISIFGVDKNGATSLAQPLYGRPYTEEHEAIRSFTQVVAKHVCIGDRLILFFSDWQSNVDSVSLNYYTPEGKLAHFELDSVFVTKNKYCLFEYPVDPSKEISIYRRGRVEGCEELIVFAPYIFTNEKLYTTDFKQWVKEKYGRTEITEEWINSLEDFEYDYDVNSFEDLLNIPNLKTLTLGKNRYMDVSRGDSIYSTLIDKERSVFTLNTLSLLNGLSVDRYSKHYFTDDVLPDYVKEKGNTNTPPAVSFFVGKQWVYECSEEDAPGYNSRLMFLFDGSSRTNWVPEKKSQARTYVIEVDMLEQKTVTGVRVLQSSFSNSNNGEYYALMPDVIKIECSVDRLSWQAATHVEVNTIGNSNGESTYLDFKEKSNVRYLRFTIYDQPFGSNFGVRLAGIDVY from the coding sequence ATGAAATTCAAGAACTATTTGTTTATATTATTTGCCGTTTGTCTGGCAATCGGTTGTGAGGATTTGGAAGATACGTACAGCGATTACGCGGGAGACGGGGCCATTCGTTATTTAGGAAGTGCGGAAAATCTTTCCATACATCCCGGGTGGAAACGCCTGTTAGTGAAATGGACGAACAGCGTGGATCCTGCCATTGATCATATAAAATTGCAATGGAATTTGAATGGAGTGACTAAGGACACGATACTCGCGAGAGATGTCACGGAGTGTAATTTAAAAAATTTGAAGGATGGAAATTATGAAATTTCTATTTTCGGGGTGGATAAAAATGGTGCCACTTCTTTGGCGCAACCTTTGTACGGGCGTCCTTACACGGAGGAACATGAGGCAATTCGTTCTTTCACGCAGGTGGTAGCGAAACACGTTTGCATCGGTGATCGTCTGATTCTTTTTTTCTCTGATTGGCAATCGAACGTGGATTCCGTTTCCTTGAATTATTATACTCCGGAGGGTAAATTGGCTCATTTCGAGTTGGATTCCGTGTTCGTGACAAAAAATAAGTATTGCCTATTTGAATATCCGGTTGATCCGTCGAAAGAGATTTCCATCTATCGGAGAGGACGCGTGGAAGGATGTGAAGAGTTGATTGTTTTCGCCCCGTATATCTTCACGAATGAAAAACTTTACACGACAGATTTCAAACAATGGGTGAAAGAGAAATACGGACGAACCGAGATCACGGAGGAGTGGATCAATTCATTAGAAGATTTTGAATATGACTATGACGTGAATTCTTTTGAGGATTTGTTGAATATCCCGAACTTGAAAACGCTTACTTTAGGAAAAAATCGATATATGGATGTTTCGCGGGGAGATTCGATTTATTCCACCTTAATTGACAAGGAACGTTCCGTTTTCACACTGAATACCTTGAGTTTGTTGAATGGGTTAAGTGTGGATCGTTACAGCAAGCATTATTTCACAGATGACGTGTTACCCGATTACGTGAAAGAGAAAGGGAATACGAATACGCCTCCTGCTGTGTCATTTTTTGTGGGAAAACAATGGGTATATGAATGTTCCGAGGAAGATGCTCCAGGGTATAATAGTCGGTTGATGTTTTTGTTTGATGGAAGTTCGAGAACGAATTGGGTTCCGGAAAAGAAATCGCAGGCAAGAACTTATGTGATCGAAGTCGACATGTTGGAACAGAAAACAGTTACCGGGGTGCGGGTGCTGCAAAGTTCATTTAGTAATAGTAATAATGGCGAGTATTACGCTTTGATGCCCGATGTAATAAAAATAGAATGTTCTGTGGATAGACTGTCATGGCAGGCTGCTACTCACGTGGAAGTGAACACGATCGGTAATAGCAACGGGGAATCGACATACTTGGATTTCAAGGAGAAATCGAATGTCAGGTATTTAAGATTTACGATTTATGACCAGCCTTTCGGCTCGAACTTTGGAGTGAGATTGGCCGGGATAGATGTGTATTGA